In one window of Azoarcus olearius DNA:
- a CDS encoding TolC family protein, whose amino-acid sequence MRTQPWMAACAIAGSMICCAALAQTTAPRVGLARALDAAWQRTQAGTEAQVALARAEAEQAAADSLLAEPPALELSHRSDRWHDNKGARENEVGLALPLWLPGQRSARQAAAEAGRALAHVGEDADRLRLAGEVREAAWALAGLDAEAAVAEAQLRYLRALAADVERRVQAGELARTDAIAARAEALAAQAAFSEARERRHAAMTRWQTLTGLDAPADPREPDTVPAAAGDDGLPATHPGLRLAAQAVEHARRGVEVARTDRAAPPELTLSYRREVGESGAAAERSITVGLRVPFGTDARNRPLAAAAQGELAQAQVAELRLRQQLAGDLLVARGALQAAQAQAEAARERAGLLRERAQLIDKAFRAGEAALPELLLAASAATQGEAGRARQDAALGLARARLQQVSGILP is encoded by the coding sequence TTGAGAACCCAACCCTGGATGGCTGCCTGCGCGATCGCCGGCAGCATGATCTGCTGCGCCGCACTGGCGCAGACCACAGCGCCGCGGGTCGGCCTGGCGCGCGCGCTCGACGCCGCCTGGCAACGCACCCAGGCCGGCACCGAAGCGCAGGTGGCGCTGGCGCGCGCCGAGGCCGAGCAGGCCGCGGCCGACAGCCTGCTGGCCGAGCCGCCGGCGCTCGAACTGAGCCACCGCTCCGACCGCTGGCACGACAACAAGGGCGCGCGCGAAAACGAAGTCGGCCTCGCGCTGCCGCTGTGGCTGCCGGGCCAGCGCTCGGCACGCCAGGCCGCAGCCGAGGCCGGCCGGGCGCTGGCCCACGTCGGTGAAGACGCCGACCGCCTGCGCCTCGCGGGGGAAGTGCGCGAGGCCGCGTGGGCGCTGGCCGGGCTGGACGCCGAAGCGGCGGTGGCCGAGGCCCAGCTGCGCTACCTGCGCGCACTGGCCGCCGATGTCGAGCGCCGCGTCCAAGCGGGCGAATTGGCGCGGACCGATGCGATCGCGGCGCGTGCCGAGGCGCTCGCGGCGCAGGCCGCGTTCAGCGAAGCGCGCGAACGCCGCCACGCCGCGATGACGCGCTGGCAGACGCTGACCGGCCTGGATGCGCCGGCCGATCCGCGCGAGCCCGACACTGTCCCGGCCGCTGCCGGCGACGACGGCCTGCCCGCCACCCACCCCGGCCTGCGCCTGGCCGCGCAGGCAGTGGAGCATGCCCGTCGCGGCGTCGAGGTGGCGCGCACCGACCGTGCCGCGCCACCCGAGCTGACGCTGAGCTACCGCCGCGAAGTCGGCGAAAGTGGCGCCGCGGCCGAGCGCAGCATCACCGTCGGCCTGCGCGTACCCTTCGGCACTGACGCCCGCAACCGACCGCTGGCCGCCGCGGCACAGGGCGAGCTGGCGCAGGCCCAAGTCGCCGAGCTGCGCCTGCGCCAGCAACTCGCCGGCGACCTGCTGGTGGCGCGCGGCGCACTCCAAGCCGCGCAGGCCCAGGCCGAGGCCGCCCGCGAACGCGCCGGCCTGTTGCGCGAACGCGCCCAGCTCATCGACAAGGCCTTCCGTGCCGGCGAGGCCGCGCTGCCCGAGCTGCTGCTCGCCGCGTCCGCCGCCACCCAGGGCGAAGCCGGCCGCGCCCGCCAGGACGCCGCGCTCGGCCTAGCCCGCGCCCGTCTCCAACAAGTTTCCGGAATCCTGCCATGA
- a CDS encoding efflux RND transporter periplasmic adaptor subunit, whose amino-acid sequence MNRKSFSLSALALALAVLGSPLASASPGAHGPNGEHLDAPGAAVIASGLARLPDGSVNVPMAAQRRMGVLTRFSVESEAAATVELAGRVVMDPNAGGRVQPMYAGRVEAGPKGLPVAGQAVKRGEVLAYLRYQAEPYAQAEQQAQLAEVRNNRKLAEQRVERLQGLEGSIPRKEMDAARAELDTLKAREQRIGAALGAREALLAPVDGVIARADAVAGQVVEARDVLYEIIDPARVLVEATVADPALATGIAEARVVEAPQVAFKLVGAARSLRDGVLPLTFRAVPDPKAKVAALPLAVGQPVTVVAALAERARGFVLPAEAVVRNSANEPIVWIKSGAERYIPQPVQYRALDAARVVVTHGLGADNRVVVQGAPLIAQIR is encoded by the coding sequence ATGAACCGCAAGTCATTCAGCCTGAGCGCGCTGGCGCTCGCCCTCGCCGTGCTCGGTAGCCCGCTCGCGTCCGCCTCGCCCGGCGCCCACGGCCCCAACGGTGAACACCTCGATGCGCCGGGCGCGGCGGTAATCGCCTCCGGCCTCGCCCGCCTGCCCGACGGCAGCGTCAACGTGCCGATGGCGGCGCAGCGCCGCATGGGCGTGCTCACCCGCTTCTCGGTGGAAAGCGAAGCTGCAGCCACGGTGGAACTCGCCGGCCGTGTCGTGATGGACCCCAACGCTGGCGGCCGCGTGCAGCCGATGTACGCCGGCCGCGTCGAAGCCGGCCCCAAGGGCCTGCCGGTAGCCGGCCAGGCGGTGAAGCGCGGCGAAGTGCTCGCTTACCTGCGCTACCAGGCCGAGCCTTACGCCCAGGCCGAGCAGCAGGCCCAGCTTGCCGAGGTGCGCAACAACCGCAAGCTCGCCGAACAGCGCGTCGAGCGCCTGCAGGGGCTGGAAGGCAGCATCCCGCGCAAGGAGATGGACGCCGCGCGCGCCGAACTCGACACCCTGAAGGCGCGCGAGCAGCGCATCGGCGCCGCGCTCGGTGCGCGCGAGGCATTGCTGGCGCCGGTCGACGGCGTGATCGCCCGCGCCGACGCGGTCGCCGGTCAGGTCGTGGAAGCGCGCGACGTGCTCTACGAGATCATCGACCCGGCGCGGGTGCTGGTCGAGGCTACGGTGGCCGACCCGGCGCTGGCCACCGGCATCGCCGAAGCGCGCGTGGTGGAAGCGCCGCAGGTCGCCTTCAAGCTGGTCGGCGCGGCGCGCAGCCTGCGCGACGGCGTGCTGCCGCTGACCTTCCGCGCGGTGCCCGATCCCAAGGCCAAAGTGGCGGCGCTGCCGCTGGCGGTGGGCCAGCCGGTGACGGTGGTGGCGGCGCTTGCCGAGCGCGCCAGGGGCTTCGTGCTGCCGGCCGAGGCGGTGGTGCGCAACAGCGCCAACGAGCCCATCGTGTGGATCAAGTCCGGCGCCGAGCGCTACATCCCGCAGCCGGTGCAGTACCGCGCGCTGGATGCCGCCCGGGTGGTGGTGACCCACGGCCTCGGCGCCGACAACCGCGTGGTGGTGCAGGGCGCACCGCTGATCGCGCAGATCCGCTGA
- a CDS encoding efflux RND transporter permease subunit, which produces MFNWIVRYSLANRLFVLALALLMMAYGAYTAWKTPVDVFPDLNKPVVTVLTEAGGMAPEEVEQLVTFPLETALGGMPGVTRVRSVSGVGLSIVYAEFDWGTDIYRNRQLVSERLSLVREQLPTGITPMMGPVSSIMGEVMLIGLPLAADGKVSAMQAREYADFVLRPRLLSIAGVSQVIPIGGEVRQLRVEPDTARMAQVGVSLTQVEEALRGFASNAGGGFIDLNRREYLIRHLGRGNNVEDLAGLAVAWKDGRPVLLEQVATVRFAPSLKRGDAGYNGGPAVIVSVQKQPDADTVKLTGQIEAALAELDHGRPAGLAAPKVLFRQANFIEASIGNVSEALRDGAIMVAIVLFAFLMSARTTLISLVAIPLSLAVTALVFQLLGQSINVMTLGGLAIAIGELVDDAVVDVENILRRLKQNRALPNPAPVLEVVAAASVEVRSGIVYATVIVCLVFVPLFALPGIEGRLFSPLGMAYIVSILASMLVSMTVTPALSSFLLPRMKRLDHGDSPLVAKLKVWDAKLLTWSFPRAKLLIGIAALAVAAAAASVPFFPRAFLPAFNEGSLVLGMVLNPGTSLEEANRLGALAETLIREVPEVTLVGRRTGRAELDEHAEGVHAAEIDVDLHPSERGREAVMADIRDKLSVLPAQVAIGQPISHRLDHLLSGVRAQVAVKIFGDDIDTLRGLAEQMRQGLASVPGLVDLTVEKQVLIPQITVRLDHRKAAQAGLTPGEAVRLLQALTDGAHSAEIVDGPRRYDLVLRLADARRSPQDLARTLIDTPAGRLPVSAIASVQETDGPNQVGRENGRRRIVVYANTDGSDMGRVIADVRAVIARTPMPAGNFVTLEGQFQAQEQATRLIAGLSLVSLAMIFLVLYSRYKSAVLAGVIMANIPLALIGSVVAMWLAGVTLSVASMVGFITLAGIATRNGILKVSHYINLCRFEGESFGDAMIVRGSLERLTPVLMTALVAAFALTPLLLAADAPGKEILHPVAVVIFGGLVSSTLLDTLLTPVIFRLVGEKPTRRLLEGGEEGAVQGLPQEAY; this is translated from the coding sequence ATGTTCAACTGGATCGTTCGCTACAGCCTGGCCAACCGGCTATTCGTGCTCGCGCTCGCGCTGCTGATGATGGCCTACGGCGCCTATACCGCGTGGAAGACGCCGGTGGACGTCTTCCCCGACCTCAACAAGCCGGTGGTCACCGTGCTGACCGAGGCCGGCGGCATGGCGCCGGAGGAAGTCGAGCAGCTCGTCACCTTCCCGCTGGAAACCGCGCTCGGCGGCATGCCGGGCGTGACCCGGGTGCGCTCGGTGTCGGGCGTCGGCCTGTCCATCGTCTATGCCGAGTTCGACTGGGGCACCGACATCTACCGCAACCGTCAGCTGGTGTCCGAACGCCTGTCGCTGGTGCGCGAGCAATTGCCGACCGGCATCACGCCGATGATGGGGCCGGTGTCCTCGATCATGGGCGAGGTGATGCTGATCGGGCTGCCGCTGGCGGCCGATGGCAAGGTCAGTGCCATGCAGGCGCGCGAGTACGCGGACTTCGTGCTGCGGCCGCGGCTGCTGTCGATTGCCGGGGTGTCGCAGGTGATTCCGATCGGCGGCGAGGTGCGGCAGTTGCGCGTCGAGCCGGATACGGCGCGCATGGCCCAGGTCGGCGTCAGCCTGACCCAGGTGGAAGAGGCGCTGCGCGGTTTCGCCAGCAATGCCGGCGGCGGCTTCATCGACCTCAACCGGCGCGAATACCTGATCCGCCACCTCGGCCGCGGCAACAACGTCGAGGATCTGGCCGGTCTCGCGGTGGCGTGGAAGGACGGCCGCCCGGTGCTGCTGGAGCAGGTCGCCACGGTGCGCTTCGCGCCCAGCCTCAAGCGCGGCGACGCCGGCTACAACGGCGGGCCGGCGGTGATCGTCAGCGTGCAGAAGCAGCCCGATGCCGACACCGTGAAGCTCACCGGCCAGATCGAGGCCGCGCTCGCCGAGCTCGACCACGGCCGCCCGGCCGGGCTGGCGGCGCCCAAGGTGCTGTTCCGCCAGGCCAACTTCATCGAGGCCTCGATCGGCAACGTCAGCGAGGCGCTGCGTGACGGCGCCATCATGGTGGCGATCGTGCTGTTCGCCTTCCTGATGTCGGCGCGCACCACGCTGATCTCGCTGGTGGCGATCCCGCTGTCGCTGGCGGTGACCGCGCTGGTGTTCCAGCTGCTCGGCCAGTCGATCAACGTGATGACGCTGGGCGGGCTGGCGATCGCGATCGGCGAACTGGTGGACGACGCGGTGGTGGACGTCGAGAACATCCTGCGCCGCCTCAAGCAGAACCGCGCGCTGCCGAACCCGGCGCCGGTGCTGGAGGTGGTGGCGGCGGCGAGCGTGGAGGTGCGCTCCGGCATCGTCTACGCCACCGTCATTGTCTGCCTGGTGTTCGTGCCGCTGTTCGCGCTGCCGGGCATCGAGGGCCGGCTGTTCTCGCCGCTGGGCATGGCCTACATCGTGTCGATTCTGGCTTCGATGCTGGTGTCGATGACGGTGACGCCGGCGCTGTCGAGCTTCCTGCTGCCGCGCATGAAACGGCTGGACCACGGCGACAGCCCGCTGGTGGCGAAGCTCAAGGTCTGGGACGCCAAGCTGCTGACCTGGTCCTTCCCGCGCGCCAAGCTGCTGATCGGCATCGCCGCGCTGGCGGTGGCGGCCGCGGCGGCGAGCGTGCCCTTCTTCCCGCGCGCCTTCCTGCCGGCCTTCAACGAGGGCTCGCTGGTGCTGGGCATGGTGCTCAACCCCGGCACCTCGCTGGAAGAGGCCAACCGCCTCGGCGCGCTTGCCGAAACGCTGATCCGCGAAGTGCCGGAAGTCACCCTGGTGGGTCGCCGCACCGGCCGCGCCGAGCTCGACGAGCACGCCGAAGGCGTGCATGCCGCCGAGATCGACGTCGATCTGCATCCTTCCGAGCGCGGCCGCGAGGCGGTGATGGCCGACATCCGCGACAAGCTGTCGGTGCTGCCGGCGCAGGTCGCCATCGGCCAGCCGATCTCGCACCGGCTGGATCACCTGCTGTCGGGCGTGCGCGCCCAGGTGGCGGTGAAGATCTTCGGTGACGACATCGACACCCTGCGCGGGCTGGCGGAGCAAATGCGCCAGGGCCTGGCCAGCGTGCCAGGTCTGGTCGACCTCACCGTCGAAAAGCAGGTGCTGATCCCGCAGATCACGGTGCGGCTGGACCACCGCAAGGCGGCGCAGGCCGGCCTGACCCCGGGCGAGGCGGTGCGGTTGCTGCAGGCGCTGACCGACGGTGCCCACAGTGCCGAGATCGTCGACGGCCCGCGCCGCTACGACCTGGTGCTGCGGCTGGCCGATGCGCGCCGCAGTCCGCAGGACCTCGCGCGCACGCTGATCGACACGCCGGCCGGCCGCCTGCCGGTGTCGGCGATCGCCAGCGTGCAGGAGACCGACGGCCCCAACCAGGTCGGGCGCGAGAACGGCCGCCGCCGCATCGTGGTGTATGCCAACACCGACGGCTCCGACATGGGCCGGGTGATCGCGGACGTGCGCGCGGTGATCGCCCGCACGCCGATGCCGGCCGGAAACTTCGTCACCCTCGAAGGCCAGTTCCAGGCCCAGGAGCAGGCCACCCGCCTGATCGCCGGGCTGTCGCTGGTGTCGCTGGCAATGATCTTCCTGGTGCTGTATTCGCGCTACAAGTCGGCGGTGCTGGCCGGGGTCATCATGGCCAACATCCCGCTGGCGCTGATCGGCAGCGTGGTGGCGATGTGGCTGGCCGGCGTCACGCTGTCGGTGGCGTCGATGGTGGGCTTCATCACGCTCGCCGGCATCGCCACCCGCAACGGCATCCTCAAGGTCAGCCACTACATCAACCTGTGCCGCTTCGAAGGCGAGAGCTTCGGCGACGCGATGATCGTGCGCGGCTCGCTGGAGCGGCTGACGCCGGTGCTGATGACCGCGCTGGTGGCGGCCTTCGCGCTGACCCCGCTGCTGCTGGCCGCCGATGCCCCGGGCAAGGAGATCCTGCATCCGGTGGCGGTGGTGATCTTCGGCGGGCTGGTCAGCTCCACGCTGCTCGACACCCTGCTGACCCCGGTGATCTTCCGCCTGGTCGGCGAGAAGCCCACCCGCCGCCTGCTCGAAGGCGGCGAGGAGGGCGCGGTGCAGGGCTTGCCGCAGGAGGCCTATTGA